Part of the Acidobacteriota bacterium genome, TCGGTTGATGAAACGTACCGATCAGGTTCTTGCCGAAAGAGCTATTCACGCCCGTCTTTCCACCGACGGATGAATCGATCATCGCAAGCAGCGTCGTCGGTAACTGAATCAACGCAACGCCACGAAGATGCAAAGATGCCGCAAAACCAGCCGCATCGCCGACGACGCCGCCGCCAAGTGCAACGACTGCGTCGCTCCGTTTGATGCCTTCGGAATTAAGAAACGCGAGTATCTTCTCTGCAGTTTTCAGCGTCTTAAACCGTTCGCCGTCGCCGATCATGAACGATGAAACGGAAACTCCGGCCTGCTTCAACGCAAGTTCGACGCGTTCACCATAAAGCCCAAACACCTTTCGATTTGAGATCACAGCAACACGTCGGACGTCCTCGCCCAGTGCTGAGCGGACGACCTCGCCGACACTGTCGAGAAGTCCAGAACCGCAGGCTATCCGGTACTTTGAAGCCTCGCCGGGAATACGAACGCCGACCTCGATTTTCTTCTCAGCCGATCGCATCTTTGATAACCGCAGCAATGCTGTGTGCCATTTCCTCTATCACATTTTGGTCGCGGCCCTCGATCATCACCCGGGCGAGGTTCTCCGTTCCGGAATATCGCAGCAACAGCCTTCCCTGCCCTTCGAGCCTGCGTTCAGCTTCGTCGGCCGCCGCTTTTATCGCTGGAATTGTCTCGAATGGAACCTTTTCCTTGACCCTTTGATTAACCAGAATCTGCGGCAACTTTGTAAAACCGGCCGTGAGTTCGGCGAGCGATTTCCCTGTTGCCTTCATTGCTTTGAGGACGAGCAACGCCGTCATCATCCCATCGCCGACCAAGCCGACCTCGCGGACAATAATGTGGCCGGATTGCTCGCCGCCGAACTCGGCACCGGACCGCAGGATCTCATCGAGCACATATTTGTCGCCGACCTTCGTCCGCACCATCTCGATGCCCGCTTCGCGAAATGCGATCTCGAGCCCCATGTTGCTCATCACGGTCGCAATGACCTTGCCGCTTTTGAGCTCGCCGGAACGCAGCATGTCGTTGGCCAATATCCAAAGCGTTGCATCGCCATCGACCACATTCCCACCTGCATCGACGAACAAACACCTGTCCGCGTCGCCATCAAAGGCGATGCCGATATCAGCCTTGTCTTTTGTCACTGCCGCCTGCAAGCCTTCGAGATGCAGCGAGCCGCAATCTTTGTTGATATTTCGTCCGTCCGGGTCACAGGCGATCGCTACAACCTCGGCACCAAGCTCGCGAAAGAGCTCGGGAGCAAGCGTGCTTGCCGCCCCATTCGCACAATCAAGCGTGATCTTCAGCCCATCGAGGCGAAGTCCCGGCGAGTTTTCTTTCAGATGCTCGAGATATTTCGCGTGCGAATCAGGATACAAAGTCAGATCAAACGAAGGATTCGGCTGAGTCGCCGAATCCTTTCGCAGTTCGTGTATCCGAGCCTCAAGTTCCCGTTCATCCTGCGCGTTTAGTTTCTTGCCCGAGGGCAGGAATAGCTTGATGCCGTTGTCTTCGTAAGGGTTATGCGACGCGCTGATCACGACGCCGACGTCAAATCCGCCCTCGGCCGTGAGAAAAGCGACGCCAGGTGTTGTTATCACACCCGCCGACCGGCACTCGGCGCCCGACCCCGCAGCGGCGGCCGAGAAGACCTGCTCAATATGCTCGCCCGATTCGCGCGTGTCGCGGCCCGTTATTATCTTTGCCCCGCGGCCGAGGCGGTCGCATAAGTGCTCGCCGACCGCACGACCGATTGCCGAGAGCGTAGCATCATCCAGCGGAAACTCCCCGGCCCGTC contains:
- the glmM gene encoding phosphoglucosamine mutase encodes the protein MNLFGTDGIRGRAGEFPLDDATLSAIGRAVGEHLCDRLGRGAKIITGRDTRESGEHIEQVFSAAAAGSGAECRSAGVITTPGVAFLTAEGGFDVGVVISASHNPYEDNGIKLFLPSGKKLNAQDERELEARIHELRKDSATQPNPSFDLTLYPDSHAKYLEHLKENSPGLRLDGLKITLDCANGAASTLAPELFRELGAEVVAIACDPDGRNINKDCGSLHLEGLQAAVTKDKADIGIAFDGDADRCLFVDAGGNVVDGDATLWILANDMLRSGELKSGKVIATVMSNMGLEIAFREAGIEMVRTKVGDKYVLDEILRSGAEFGGEQSGHIIVREVGLVGDGMMTALLVLKAMKATGKSLAELTAGFTKLPQILVNQRVKEKVPFETIPAIKAAADEAERRLEGQGRLLLRYSGTENLARVMIEGRDQNVIEEMAHSIAAVIKDAIG